The Actinomycetota bacterium nucleotide sequence AGTCGCACAGCTCGCCGATGCTGCAAAAAAATTAGCAGGCGGAACTGGACCTGTAGCACTGGATGCGGAGAGAGCCAGTGGCTTCAAATACTCGGGTCGTGCGTATCTGGTCCAGCTGCGTAGAGCCGGAAGCGGCAGTTTTTTAATTGACCCGATTCAATTTGCCGACTTAGTGCCTATTCAGGAGGCACTAACTGGAGTTGATTGGATTTTACATGCCGCATCTCAAGATTTGGTTTGTCTTCGAGAATTGGGTTTAACACCGACAGCT carries:
- a CDS encoding ribonuclease D — translated: MTDPDLEEVVIGIPISEPRDGLPLLITQVAQLADAAKKLAGGTGPVALDAERASGFKYSGRAYLVQLRRAGSGSFLIDPIQFADLVPIQEALTGVDWILHAASQDLVCLRELGLTPTA